One window from the genome of Lentibacillus daqui encodes:
- the parC gene encoding DNA topoisomerase IV subunit A, producing the protein MVQPEKYLDLPLEEVIGDRFGRYSKYIIQDRALPDARDGLKPVQRRILYAMNEEKNTHDKNFRKSAKTVGTVIGNYHPHGDSSVYEAMVRLSQEWKVRNVLVEMHGNNGSIDGDPPAAMRYTEARLSSIASELLRDIDKATVDFIPNFDDTIQEPVVLPAKFPNLLVNGSTGISSGYATDIPPHNLAEVIDAVIKKIDKPSVTVDELMDVIKGPDFPTGGIIQGIDGIKRAYETGKGKVIVRGRAQVETIRGNREQIVIDEIPYEVNKANMVKKMDELRIDRKVEGIAEVRDETDRTGLRIVIELKKDVDSDGVLHYLYKNTDLQVTYHFNMVAIQDKTPKLLSLPQMLDAYVDHQKDVVTRQTKYELKKANERAHIVEGLIKAISILDELIATIRASKDKGDAKKRIMAAYGFSEAQAEAIVMLQLYRLTNTDITQLEKEADELRKKITELEAVLANEKKLLQTIKADLRKLKKTYADQRRTKIENKIEELKINIEVMVASEDVLVSITRDGYIKRTSLRSYGASNGEDFAIKEEDHLVGLLELNTTDKLLLFTNKGKYIYFPVHELPDIRWKDIGQHISNMVTIDKDERIIQTIPVREFPDDSFLVFFTKNGMVKRSELKLYKAQRNSKALIAINLKNDDELINVYQTKGHSDIFVTSNKGYGLWYHESEVTPVGQRAAGVKAIQLKQDEFVVSGQVFDDLADPSLVLVTQRGACKRMKLKEFEKATRAKRGLVMLRELKSKAHRVRGAFAIYEKDEICFKTNNEKVHSLYPLELSASDRYSNGSFVIDTDTEGEVVDVWKKATYQQPFADQTE; encoded by the coding sequence TTGGTACAACCAGAAAAATATTTGGACCTGCCACTTGAAGAAGTGATTGGGGACCGATTTGGAAGATACAGTAAATATATTATTCAAGATCGCGCATTACCCGATGCCAGAGACGGTTTGAAACCGGTGCAGCGCCGAATTTTATATGCCATGAACGAGGAAAAAAATACACACGATAAAAATTTCCGAAAGTCTGCCAAAACCGTTGGAACAGTAATCGGAAATTATCATCCACACGGGGACTCATCGGTTTACGAGGCGATGGTCCGCTTAAGTCAGGAATGGAAAGTGCGTAATGTATTAGTCGAAATGCATGGGAATAACGGTAGTATTGATGGAGATCCGCCTGCTGCTATGCGTTATACGGAAGCAAGACTGTCAAGCATCGCTTCTGAATTGCTTCGTGATATTGACAAAGCGACGGTCGATTTTATTCCGAACTTTGATGACACCATTCAGGAACCTGTTGTCTTACCAGCCAAATTTCCGAATTTGCTGGTTAATGGTTCAACCGGGATTTCATCCGGGTATGCTACAGACATCCCACCGCATAACTTAGCTGAAGTAATCGATGCGGTTATCAAAAAAATTGACAAGCCATCTGTTACCGTGGACGAATTAATGGACGTCATCAAAGGCCCGGATTTCCCTACCGGCGGAATTATTCAAGGAATTGACGGGATTAAAAGGGCATATGAAACTGGTAAAGGAAAAGTTATTGTTCGGGGAAGGGCACAAGTCGAGACGATTCGGGGCAACCGTGAGCAAATTGTCATCGATGAGATCCCATACGAGGTAAACAAAGCGAACATGGTAAAAAAAATGGATGAACTGCGGATTGATCGAAAGGTGGAAGGGATCGCCGAAGTTCGGGATGAGACTGATCGAACCGGATTAAGGATTGTTATTGAACTCAAAAAAGATGTGGATAGTGATGGCGTCTTGCATTATCTGTATAAAAATACGGATTTACAAGTGACGTATCATTTCAATATGGTTGCCATTCAAGATAAAACACCAAAACTATTATCACTGCCACAGATGCTTGATGCCTATGTTGATCATCAAAAAGATGTAGTAACCAGACAGACCAAATATGAGTTGAAAAAGGCAAATGAACGGGCTCACATTGTTGAAGGATTAATAAAAGCCATTTCGATTTTGGATGAACTAATTGCTACAATCCGGGCATCAAAAGATAAAGGAGATGCCAAAAAACGAATTATGGCAGCATATGGTTTTTCCGAGGCACAAGCAGAGGCAATCGTCATGCTGCAATTATATCGGCTAACCAATACTGATATTACCCAGCTGGAAAAAGAAGCTGACGAATTACGCAAAAAAATTACTGAGTTAGAAGCTGTTTTGGCGAATGAAAAGAAATTACTGCAAACGATTAAAGCAGATTTGCGGAAATTAAAGAAAACATATGCAGATCAGCGTCGCACTAAAATAGAGAACAAAATTGAAGAATTAAAGATTAATATCGAGGTAATGGTCGCGAGTGAGGATGTACTTGTATCAATAACGAGAGATGGCTATATCAAACGGACAAGCCTAAGATCGTACGGAGCATCAAACGGTGAGGATTTTGCCATCAAGGAAGAGGATCATCTAGTCGGGTTATTAGAGCTAAACACAACCGATAAATTACTATTGTTTACCAATAAAGGTAAGTATATTTATTTCCCCGTTCATGAGTTGCCGGATATTCGCTGGAAGGACATAGGGCAGCACATCTCCAATATGGTTACCATTGATAAAGATGAACGAATTATTCAAACTATTCCAGTTCGTGAATTTCCCGACGATAGCTTTCTTGTTTTCTTTACAAAAAATGGCATGGTAAAACGCAGTGAATTAAAACTGTATAAGGCGCAACGCAATTCAAAAGCATTGATTGCAATCAACTTAAAAAATGATGATGAATTGATTAATGTATACCAGACAAAAGGGCATTCCGATATTTTTGTTACATCCAATAAAGGATATGGACTATGGTATCATGAGTCAGAGGTAACACCCGTCGGTCAGCGGGCTGCAGGTGTCAAAGCAATCCAGTTGAAACAAGACGAATTCGTTGTAAGTGGGCAAGTGTTCGATGATTTAGCAGATCCTTCCCTCGTGTTAGTGACCCAGCGTGGTGCATGCAAACGAATGAAACTAAAAGAATTTGAAAAAGCCACCAGAGCAAAGCGCGGACTGGTTATGCTGCGGGAATTAAAATCAAAAGCACATCGTGTACGTGGGGCTTTTGCTATCTATGAGAAAGATGAAATTTGTTTTAAAACAAATAATGAAAAAGTACACAGTCTATACCCATTGGAACTATCAGCAAGTGATCGCTACAGTAATGGATCGTTTGTAATAGATACAGATACTGAGGGAGAGGTTGTCGATGTCTGGAAGAAGGCGACCTATCAACAACCATTTGCTGATCAAACCGAATAA
- a CDS encoding TetR/AcrR family transcriptional regulator — MADLRNRIIQASLQLFEQEGFHGATVNQIVEEAGTSKGGFYHHFTSKDELLFVIHDTFITYVLDKAKMANEAHQSPTAKLRVIIKDFVKAFDLYQAHITVFYRETIYLKPDYEILVKKKRDQFKQIIFKTIQEGKTCEEFRSDLSVEITGMAILGMVNWTYMWYQRSGAKTIDEIGDIFVDLILHAIRLEEQPPDIDFEI, encoded by the coding sequence ATGGCAGATTTACGAAACAGGATCATCCAGGCATCATTGCAACTCTTTGAACAAGAAGGATTTCATGGGGCGACTGTTAACCAGATTGTTGAAGAAGCTGGCACTTCCAAGGGTGGTTTTTATCATCATTTTACATCAAAGGACGAATTATTATTTGTTATTCACGACACGTTTATTACATACGTTTTAGATAAGGCAAAGATGGCAAATGAAGCGCATCAATCGCCAACCGCCAAATTAAGGGTCATTATCAAGGATTTTGTGAAAGCATTTGATCTATATCAGGCACACATTACTGTTTTTTATCGGGAAACCATTTATTTGAAACCAGATTATGAAATTCTTGTTAAGAAAAAACGGGATCAATTCAAACAAATCATTTTCAAAACCATTCAAGAAGGCAAGACATGTGAGGAATTTCGTTCAGATCTCTCCGTTGAAATCACTGGAATGGCTATTTTAGGCATGGTAAACTGGACGTATATGTGGTATCAGCGATCAGGGGCGAAAACCATTGATGAAATTGGTGACATATTTGTTGACTTGATCCTACATGCGATACGATTAGAGGAACAACCGCCGGATATTGATTTTGAAATCTGA